TGCCGAAGTTGTTTTAAATTCCGCTTTTGCCGTCACGGCCGCGGCTCAGGGTCCGCTACACCGTTCGGTATAAGAAAACCCCTTTCCCGGTCCAACCTCAAACGTACGGGGTTTACCGAAACCTTACCTCTAAAGCCTCCGGCTTCAAACCGTATCCATAAAACTCTTCTCGATCCGGCTGAACAGGATGATGCCGATGGCCAGGACCACCAGGGTAGTGACGCCACTGATGGCCAAACTGCTAAAACTGACCGTGCCGGAACCGAGGAAGGCGTAACGAAAGGCCTCGATCACCGGGGCCATGGGGTTCAGGGCCATGATCCACTGGTATTTCTCCGGAATCTGGGAGGTGGGATAGACAATGGGGGTGGCGTACATCCAGAGCTGGACCCCGAAGCCGACCAGTTGAGCAAGGTCCCGGTACTTGGTGGTCAGCGAGGAGACGATAATCCCGAAACCCAGTCCCAGGGCGGCCATTTGCAGGATCAGAAGCGGGAAAGCAAAAAGCAGGGGCTGGGGATGGATGGCAGCGCCCTGTAGATAATAATAGGCAACAAAACCGAGAAACAAGGCAAACTGGATCGCAAAGGAGATAAGGTTGCTGATCACCACGGCCAACGGTACGGTGAGCCGGGGGAAATAGACCTTGCCGAAGATACCGGCATTACCGACAAAGGTGTTGGAGGTCTTGGTCAGACAATCGGCAAAATAGCGCCAGGCCACCACCCCGGAAAGGTAAAAAAGTACCTGAGGCAAACCGTCGGTGGGGATCTTGGCCACCTTGCCGAAGATGACCGTGAAGACCAGGGTGGTCATCAGCGGCTGGATCAGATACCAGAGGGGACCGAGGATGGTCTGCTTGTACACGGCCACAAAATCGCGGCGGACAAAGAGCATGATCAGGTCCCGGTATCGCCACAGTTC
This DNA window, taken from Desulfobacterales bacterium, encodes the following:
- a CDS encoding ABC transporter permease; amino-acid sequence: MNQKISPDSPQRSAPVAAEANWDMIIQPVSGWFDIHLSELWRYRDLIMLFVRRDFVAVYKQTILGPLWYLIQPLMTTLVFTVIFGKVAKIPTDGLPQVLFYLSGVVAWRYFADCLTKTSNTFVGNAGIFGKVYFPRLTVPLAVVISNLISFAIQFALFLGFVAYYYLQGAAIHPQPLLFAFPLLILQMAALGLGFGIIVSSLTTKYRDLAQLVGFGVQLWMYATPIVYPTSQIPEKYQWIMALNPMAPVIEAFRYAFLGSGTVSFSSLAISGVTTLVVLAIGIILFSRIEKSFMDTV